In uncultured Methanobrevibacter sp., a genomic segment contains:
- a CDS encoding zinc ribbon domain-containing protein produces the protein MNQDEYIGNIVKNAVVALIIGIIITSTLYVTMYSINGIEIYSGFIILGVIYGFLFTKVDIFENNLDLIITNAVFAFFGSYVSMHLLFTSTLKIAMDSSFLTYQFAGICIAVTIVVNYIRDNYLHINPLGSLNFKLSKLPTVVCPECGVEVNSESVLCPECNHKFNFIYCPECGTKLDEDDEFCLECGHKMKEDSKKDTSKTNEEKNNETESDDKKTFYCPNCTHKISNDSKFCPECGNKLKD, from the coding sequence TTGAATCAAGATGAATATATAGGAAATATTGTTAAAAATGCTGTAGTAGCACTAATAATAGGAATTATTATAACTAGCACATTATATGTTACAATGTATTCAATTAATGGTATTGAAATATATAGTGGTTTCATTATTTTAGGAGTGATTTATGGGTTTTTATTTACAAAAGTAGATATTTTTGAAAATAACTTAGATTTAATTATTACAAATGCTGTTTTTGCATTTTTTGGTTCATATGTATCTATGCATTTATTATTTACAAGTACATTAAAAATAGCTATGGATTCAAGCTTTTTAACATACCAATTTGCAGGAATATGTATTGCTGTAACTATTGTTGTTAATTATATTCGTGACAATTATTTACATATTAACCCATTAGGTTCATTAAATTTTAAATTAAGTAAATTACCTACAGTTGTATGTCCAGAATGTGGTGTTGAAGTAAATTCTGAAAGTGTACTTTGTCCTGAATGTAATCACAAATTTAATTTTATATATTGTCCAGAATGTGGTACGAAGTTAGATGAAGATGATGAGTTTTGTTTAGAATGTGGCCATAAAATGAAAGAAGATTCTAAAAAAGACACTTCAAAAACTAATGAAGAAAAAAACAATGAAACTGAATCTGATGATAAAAAGACATTTTATTGTCCTAATTGTACTCATAAAATTAGTAATGATTCAAAATTCTGTCCAGAATGTGGAAATAAACTTAAAGATTAA
- a CDS encoding UvrD-helicase domain-containing protein, with amino-acid sequence MDFCSECGAMILKGNKCLMCGYINTSKREYKKPHSSKINKTFTKNITIEPKKIASINGKYLKEDFKSIDDLDLKTKTELFNNEDFFKTVNSEPLDMQQKIACVLDSKNVQIIAGAGTGKTFTLIAKIKYLIAKKNVKPRDILCLSFSNTAVKDLKSKLPENVEVRTFHSLGRFIIKQHHNVSVIENNEILTIIDDYLNQADLSILKDILDFCDSYFLNIDSYIVRKNDRKELLNELKEAFSKVGFKALLGEFVNLFKGNNYTKDHFNYFKSINDDWNHDIFLKIADDFYSYYQEYLDMHNQIDFNDMINESSKLIKKHGIKKSYKYILVDEYQDTSYTNYSLIKALQEKTNAHLTVVGDDWQSIYGFRGTNINFFTDFEEYFENPKRIFIEETYRNPQELIDIAGKFIMKNSKQIKKSLKSTKNLKHPVKIIYPHKNPNQKREMIYKLIKDLSKKSEDVLILGRANKNIDQFIKHKNLTKKGNLRKDKFLRILDKTDSSMNNVFYRTLHSSKGLEADNVIIINMVDDYLGFPSKIKTHSVLNYVNKRNHDYKYSEERRLFYVGLTRSKNNVYLISDKDSPSEFIEELIDDNPENLEIIEYN; translated from the coding sequence ATGGATTTTTGTAGTGAATGTGGAGCAATGATATTAAAGGGCAATAAATGTCTGATGTGTGGATATATAAATACTTCTAAAAGAGAGTATAAAAAACCACATTCATCTAAAATTAATAAAACATTCACAAAAAATATAACTATAGAACCTAAAAAAATAGCTAGTATAAATGGGAAATACTTAAAAGAAGATTTTAAAAGTATTGATGATTTAGATTTAAAAACCAAAACTGAATTATTTAATAATGAGGATTTTTTTAAAACAGTTAACAGTGAACCATTAGACATGCAGCAAAAAATAGCTTGTGTTTTAGATTCAAAAAATGTTCAAATTATTGCTGGAGCAGGAACTGGTAAAACATTTACATTAATAGCTAAAATAAAATATTTAATAGCTAAAAAGAATGTTAAACCTAGAGATATTTTATGCTTATCATTTTCAAATACTGCAGTGAAAGATTTAAAATCAAAACTTCCAGAAAACGTAGAAGTAAGAACATTTCACAGTTTAGGTAGATTTATTATAAAACAACATCATAATGTTTCTGTTATTGAAAATAATGAAATATTAACTATAATTGATGATTATCTAAATCAGGCTGATTTATCCATATTAAAAGATATACTTGATTTTTGTGATTCTTATTTTTTAAATATTGATAGTTATATTGTAAGAAAAAATGATAGAAAAGAGCTTTTAAATGAATTAAAAGAAGCTTTCAGTAAAGTAGGTTTTAAAGCATTACTTGGAGAATTTGTTAACTTATTTAAAGGAAACAATTATACAAAAGATCATTTTAATTATTTTAAAAGTATTAATGATGATTGGAATCATGATATATTTCTTAAAATTGCTGATGATTTTTACAGTTATTATCAAGAATATTTAGACATGCACAACCAAATAGATTTTAATGATATGATAAATGAATCTAGTAAATTAATTAAAAAACATGGAATTAAAAAATCTTATAAGTATATACTAGTTGATGAATATCAAGATACTTCTTATACAAATTATAGTTTAATTAAAGCCCTTCAAGAAAAAACAAATGCTCATTTAACTGTAGTAGGTGATGACTGGCAATCAATATATGGATTTAGAGGAACCAATATAAACTTTTTTACAGATTTTGAAGAGTATTTCGAAAATCCAAAAAGAATATTCATTGAAGAAACTTACAGAAACCCACAAGAGTTAATTGATATAGCTGGTAAATTTATCATGAAAAATTCTAAACAAATTAAAAAATCTCTTAAATCTACAAAAAACTTAAAACATCCAGTTAAAATAATTTATCCTCATAAAAATCCAAATCAAAAAAGAGAAATGATTTATAAATTAATTAAAGATTTATCTAAAAAATCTGAAGATGTACTGATATTAGGTAGAGCAAATAAAAACATAGATCAGTTTATTAAACATAAAAACCTAACTAAAAAAGGTAATTTAAGAAAAGATAAATTTTTACGTATTTTAGATAAAACAGATTCATCAATGAATAATGTGTTTTATAGAACTCTACATTCATCTAAAGGTCTTGAAGCAGATAATGTAATTATAATTAACATGGTTGATGATTATTTGGGTTTTCCAAGTAAAATAAAGACGCATAGCGTGTTAAACTATGTAAATAAAAGAAATCATGATTATAAATATTCCGAAGAACGCAGGTTATTTTATGTTGGATTAACAAGATCAAAAAATAATGTTTATTTAATAAGTGATAAGGATAGTCCTTCAGAATTTATTGAAGAACTAATAGATGATAATCCTGAAAACTTAGAAATAATTGAATATAATTAA
- a CDS encoding DUF2085 domain-containing protein, whose protein sequence is MNICKYLCHQKPERSFFYKQKQFPVCSRCTGITIGAIFGFIIAMLTQPNLLFVIGFIPLIIDGTTQYYGLRVSNNTLRLVTGLLCGFSMPFVVFKVELIIFNYF, encoded by the coding sequence ATGAATATATGTAAATATTTGTGCCATCAAAAACCAGAAAGATCATTTTTTTATAAACAAAAACAGTTCCCAGTTTGTAGTAGATGTACGGGAATTACTATTGGGGCTATTTTTGGATTTATAATAGCTATGTTAACTCAACCAAATTTATTGTTTGTTATAGGTTTCATTCCTTTGATTATTGATGGAACTACACAATATTATGGTTTAAGAGTAAGTAATAACACTTTAAGATTAGTTACTGGTTTATTATGTGGATTTTCAATGCCTTTTGTTGTTTTTAAAGTAGAATTAATTATATTCAATTATTTCTAA
- a CDS encoding zinc ribbon domain-containing protein, which produces MKCPNYGAESQTDNEKFCRKCGTKLEIEVKKATIVQDSPKITCNSCGKSIDSNLKICPYCGCNPHSVSTYTSNSQTSGNSSDDSSCWSCCGLLVLIVIILYIIGLIF; this is translated from the coding sequence ATGAAATGTCCAAACTATGGAGCAGAATCTCAAACAGATAATGAAAAATTTTGCAGAAAATGTGGTACTAAATTAGAAATTGAAGTTAAAAAAGCCACAATAGTTCAAGATAGTCCAAAAATAACATGTAATAGTTGTGGAAAATCAATAGATAGTAATTTAAAAATTTGTCCATATTGTGGTTGTAATCCTCATTCAGTTTCAACTTATACATCAAATTCACAAACAAGCGGTAATAGTTCAGATGATAGTAGTTGTTGGAGTTGTTGTGGTTTACTTGTACTTATTGTAATAATATTATATATTATAGGATTGATATTTTGA
- a CDS encoding DNA repair ATPase, translating to MKNFEFLKDFDKDMYILLSEFEKEIMKNPKTTESYVTPFLEKVVNDILQRNNNGIDNPYVGFSKRVDKLYQLKIIDFKFKCMLLEAYQMRNAITHKSIEDFLKQDNKIPFQLHRSLFDIAWKYFELCNENYYYPGKPKYTPIYNLNSKTTKITPEPSNNRNFKHCIICGKINDSKNSNFCRSCNNELEYQNEIINLKNNLNINHFTKEDVNQIHSSMYTNQLLIELSTKNLIKKTNRYYKLNQTEYEKLIKFTYNCYDMEKTLIEFLEGKYTSKQIKQTSYYKCGQKSIKPFVEFYKIVENQIFKDFLDQISMKMPIDEIFEKTQVNKSQANNWYRKNKEEFIKGEHNQEFIIYNKLLMDQYLTLKRKQYLSDEIKTKLQINDEIIQFWLNSFNMESSIFKKNLQKIKMDIFLNNLKEGKSKEESLKLAEITDFKELLKDNNFENEYKREYYENRVNNLLKYLKTMSFNKALEKANITKNDYDMWYIKGKKQCLLKKEDDTFTLNFYINVTHVLMDKYLRLRSEGKTKMEASKKINMDLNEVKRWCKWNESGLFIDFKQNNAKIIANLVIDAIKNGKSKDKLAKSSDITLHELNKILNLGSNGHKIYGKVYEEYESNYLSKHLEIFLEEIKNKNLQKALKISGIEKTELDNAYDLGKNGDKRFNDFYNDYLNFKINCYINQIIKGKSSSIGLKNSNLTKKELEDNLTQVNEKILEKQMNIVINEIINDKTTKQAAKKANVKIEEVYNWYLEGKNGNKQFKEFMREYYEYYIEPGCEIFQNFLDKGKSPKTILKIMKGDITKEDYEFWKKEGFLVNKNVEAKLYSYDEIKEKVENSGFRQKVEKTFSGLSIMNY from the coding sequence ATGAAAAATTTTGAATTTTTAAAAGATTTTGATAAAGATATGTATATTTTACTTAGTGAGTTTGAAAAAGAGATTATGAAAAATCCAAAAACAACTGAGTCATATGTCACTCCTTTTCTAGAAAAAGTAGTGAATGATATACTTCAAAGAAATAATAATGGAATTGATAATCCTTATGTTGGATTTTCTAAAAGAGTTGATAAATTATATCAATTAAAAATTATTGACTTTAAATTTAAATGTATGTTACTTGAAGCATATCAAATGAGAAATGCAATTACTCATAAGTCTATTGAAGATTTTCTAAAACAGGACAATAAAATACCCTTTCAACTACATAGAAGTCTTTTTGACATTGCATGGAAATACTTTGAATTGTGTAATGAAAATTATTATTATCCCGGAAAACCCAAATACACACCAATTTATAATTTAAACTCGAAAACAACTAAAATTACACCTGAACCCTCAAATAATAGAAATTTCAAGCACTGTATTATCTGTGGTAAAATAAATGATTCCAAAAATTCTAATTTTTGCAGAAGTTGCAATAATGAACTTGAATATCAAAATGAAATTATCAATTTAAAAAACAATTTAAACATAAATCATTTTACTAAAGAAGATGTTAATCAAATTCATTCCAGTATGTATACTAATCAATTGTTAATTGAACTATCAACTAAAAACCTCATTAAAAAAACAAACAGATACTATAAACTAAACCAAACTGAATATGAAAAGCTAATTAAATTTACTTATAACTGTTATGATATGGAAAAAACATTAATTGAATTTTTAGAAGGCAAATACACATCAAAACAAATTAAACAAACTAGTTATTATAAATGTGGTCAAAAAAGTATCAAACCATTTGTGGAGTTTTATAAAATTGTTGAAAATCAAATCTTCAAGGATTTCCTGGATCAAATCAGTATGAAAATGCCAATTGATGAAATTTTTGAAAAAACACAAGTGAATAAAAGTCAAGCAAATAACTGGTATAGAAAAAATAAAGAAGAATTCATAAAAGGAGAGCATAATCAGGAATTCATAATATATAATAAACTTTTAATGGATCAGTATTTAACTTTAAAAAGAAAACAATATCTTAGTGATGAGATTAAAACTAAATTACAGATAAATGATGAAATTATTCAATTCTGGTTAAATTCATTTAATATGGAGTCAAGTATCTTTAAAAAGAACCTCCAGAAAATTAAAATGGATATTTTTTTAAATAATCTAAAAGAAGGTAAATCAAAAGAAGAATCACTTAAATTAGCTGAAATAACTGATTTCAAAGAATTACTTAAAGATAATAATTTTGAAAATGAATATAAAAGAGAATATTATGAAAATCGTGTAAATAATCTTTTGAAATATTTAAAAACAATGAGTTTCAATAAAGCTCTTGAGAAAGCTAATATTACTAAAAATGACTATGATATGTGGTATATTAAAGGCAAAAAACAATGTTTGCTTAAAAAAGAGGATGACACATTTACTTTAAACTTCTACATTAATGTAACTCATGTATTAATGGATAAATATTTAAGATTAAGAAGTGAGGGCAAAACAAAAATGGAAGCTTCTAAAAAAATAAATATGGATTTAAATGAAGTTAAAAGATGGTGTAAATGGAATGAAAGTGGATTATTTATAGATTTCAAACAAAACAATGCGAAAATCATTGCTAATTTAGTAATTGATGCAATTAAAAACGGTAAATCTAAAGATAAACTAGCTAAAAGTTCAGATATAACATTACATGAATTAAATAAAATATTAAATTTAGGATCAAATGGACATAAGATTTATGGAAAAGTATACGAAGAATATGAGTCAAATTATCTTTCAAAACATTTAGAAATCTTTTTAGAGGAAATTAAAAATAAAAACTTACAAAAAGCACTAAAAATATCTGGGATTGAAAAAACAGAACTGGATAATGCTTATGATTTAGGTAAAAATGGTGATAAACGTTTCAATGATTTTTATAATGATTATTTAAATTTTAAAATAAATTGTTATATTAATCAGATTATTAAAGGAAAATCATCTTCAATTGGCCTTAAAAATTCTAACTTAACAAAAAAAGAGCTTGAAGATAATTTAACTCAAGTTAATGAGAAAATCTTAGAAAAACAAATGAATATTGTGATTAATGAAATTATAAATGATAAAACAACAAAACAAGCAGCAAAAAAAGCTAATGTTAAAATTGAAGAGGTTTATAATTGGTATTTAGAAGGTAAAAATGGTAATAAACAATTTAAAGAGTTTATGCGAGAATATTATGAGTATTATATTGAACCTGGATGTGAAATATTTCAAAACTTTTTGGATAAAGGTAAATCTCCAAAAACTATCTTAAAAATTATGAAAGGAGATATAACAAAAGAAGATTATGAATTCTGGAAAAAAGAAGGTTTTTTAGTTAATAAGAACGTTGAAGCTAAATTATATTCTTATGATGAGATTAAAGAAAAAGTAGAAAATAGTGGTTTTAGACAAAAAGTTGAAAAAACATTTTCTGGATTAAGTATAATGAATTATTAA